One part of the Mya arenaria isolate MELC-2E11 chromosome 3, ASM2691426v1 genome encodes these proteins:
- the LOC128225791 gene encoding uncharacterized protein LOC128225791 yields MELIKNNSGGLKLCLNGYMYTKKNTKKTSIRWECSQKRGLDCLGAVNTDIEVQTVLSSKDHNHEADFDKIEATKAVNVMKNGANISRGRPQQLVVDVLQPLPVEVRAAAGTTNAVKHSCDVCLRSSAWKIPRNL; encoded by the exons ATGGAATTAATTAAGAATAACAGTGGTGGactgaaattgtgtttaaatggaTATATGTATACGAAGAAGAACACCAAGAAGACATCCATACGCTGGGAATGTTCTCAGAAACGTGGACTTGACTGTCTCGGAGCTGTCAATACTGACATAGAG GTACAAACAGTTCTATCCTCAAAAGACCACAACCATGAGGCTGACTTTGACAAGATTGAGGCGACCAAAGCTGTCAATGTGATGAAAAACGGGGCTAACATCAGCCGAGGACGCCCTCAACAACTTGTAGTTGACGTGCTACAACCACTACCTGTGGAAGTCCGGGCAGCAGCTGGGACAACAAATGCAGTGAAACACAGCTGTGACGTGTGTCTACGCTCTTCTGCCTGGAAAATCCCAAGAAATCTATGA
- the LOC128227836 gene encoding uncharacterized protein LOC128227836, giving the protein MPKVYQVNLQEFIEEYAWDCFKQDIGFIRRLFNRKSKFYFDIRWGYLDFSHRTESKERPVTGNVNQKNEELYYSEYDNKTNTQQNYTFSTSRETTATTSIELQENYTIGAETNLEVDLAGIVKFGGGVNGSLSVTETKSQEFSKTLTWNIDTNIVVPRWNRARATLLVYEQPSILDFTVTTTLSLPKKTLPVSLRRKRDDKIVKTYYITNLNAIFAEYNKKYATDEDRIVKIETRPVEGSAIDEVIAVITSHGTCKNVSWKKQHVKVQCTPIEGAPPEAPVENKKEVSEH; this is encoded by the coding sequence ATGCCAAAAGTATACCAAGTAAATCTTCAGGAGTTTATTGAAGAGTACGCATGGGACTGTTTCAAACAGGATATTGGGTTTATAAGGAGACTCTTCAACAGAAAATCCAAGTTTTACTTCGACATACGCTGGGGATACCTCGATTTCTCACACAGGACTGAGAGTAAAGAGAGACCTGTGACCGGGAATGTGAATCAGAAAAACGAGGAGTTGTATTATTCAGAGTACGATAATAAAACCAACACACAACAGAATTACACCTTTTCAACATCAAGGGAGACTACTGCGACTACTAGTATTGAGCTGCAGGAGAACTACACTATTGGTGCTGAAACTAATCTGGAAGTGGACCTAGCGGGTATTGTTAAGTTCGGGGGTGGTGTAAATGGGTCTTTGTCGGTGACGGAAACCAAAAGCCAAGAGTTTTCCAAGACTCTCACTTGGAATATTGACACAAATATTGTAGTCCCGCGCTGGAATCGCGCCCGTGCGACGTTGTTGGTTTATGAACAACCCTCAATTCTTGACTTCACGGTAACTACCACCCTCTCATTGCCAAAGAAAACTCTTCCAGTGTCTTTAAGACGAAAACGAGATGACAAAATCGTGAAGACGTACTACATTACGAACCTTAACGCAATATTCGCCGAATACAACAAAAAGTATGCGACAGATGAAGACAGAATTGTAAAAATTGAGACAAGGCCAGTAGAAGGGAGCGCGATAGATGAAGTTATAGCTGTGATAACCTCCCATGGAACGTGTAAAAACGTCTCTTGGAAAAAACAGCATGTGAAGGTACAGTGTACGCCGATAGAGGGTGCACCGCCAGAGGCACCTGTCGAAAATAAGAAGGAGGTGAGCGAACATTAG
- the LOC128227834 gene encoding uncharacterized protein LOC128227834 isoform X2: protein MPKVYQVNLQEFIEEYAWDCFKQDIGFIRRLFNRKSKFYFDIRWGYLDFSHRTESKERPVTGNVNQKNEELYYSEYDNKTSTQQNYTFSTSRETTATTSIELQENYTIGAETNLEVDLAGIVKFGGGVNGSLSVTETKSQEFSKTLTWNIDTNIVVPRWNRARATLLVYEQPSILDFTVTTTLSLPKKTLPVSLRRKRDDKIVKTYYITNLNAIFAEYNKKYATDEDRIVKIETRPVEGSAIDEVIAVITSHGTCKNVSWKKQHVKVQCTPIEGAPPEAPVENKKEVSEH, encoded by the coding sequence ATGCCAAAAGTATACCAAGTAAATCTTCAGGAGTTTATTGAAGAGTACGCATGGGACTGTTTCAAACAGGATATTGGGTTTATAAGGAGACTCTTCAACAGAAAATCCAAGTTTTACTTCGACATACGCTGGGGATACCTCGATTTCTCACACAGGACTGAGAGTAAAGAGAGACCTGTGACCGGGAATGTGAATCAGAAAAACGAGGAGTTGTATTATTCAGAGTACGATAATAAAACCAGCACACAACAGAATTACACCTTTTCAACATCAAGGGAGACTACTGCGACTACTAGTATTGAGCTGCAGGAGAACTACACTATTGGTGCTGAAACTAATCTGGAAGTGGACCTAGCGGGTATTGTTAAGTTCGGGGGTGGTGTAAATGGGTCTTTGTCGGTGACTGAAACCAAAAGCCAAGAGTTTTCCAAGACTCTCACTTGGAATATTGACACAAATATTGTAGTCCCGCGCTGGAATCGCGCCCGTGCGACGTTGTTGGTTTATGAACAACCCTCAATTCTTGACTTCACGGTAACTACCACCCTCTCATTGCCAAAGAAAACTCTTCCAGTGTCTTTAAGACGAAAACGAGATGACAAAATCGTGAAGACGTACTACATTACGAACCTTAACGCAATATTCGCCGAATACAACAAAAAGTATGCGACAGATGAAGACAGAATTGTAAAAATTGAGACAAGGCCAGTAGAAGGGAGCGCGATAGATGAAGTTATAGCTGTGATAACCTCCCATGGAACGTGTAAAAACGTCTCTTGGAAAAAACAGCATGTGAAGGTACAGTGTACGCCGATAGAGGGTGCACCGCCAGAGGCACCTGTCGAAAATAAGAAGGAGGTGAGCGAACATTAG
- the LOC128227834 gene encoding uncharacterized protein LOC128227834 isoform X1 gives MCSNSNIEELQLDDRKGLNKFRIKMPKVYQVNLQEFIEEYAWDCFKQDIGFIRRLFNRKSKFYFDIRWGYLDFSHRTESKERPVTGNVNQKNEELYYSEYDNKTSTQQNYTFSTSRETTATTSIELQENYTIGAETNLEVDLAGIVKFGGGVNGSLSVTETKSQEFSKTLTWNIDTNIVVPRWNRARATLLVYEQPSILDFTVTTTLSLPKKTLPVSLRRKRDDKIVKTYYITNLNAIFAEYNKKYATDEDRIVKIETRPVEGSAIDEVIAVITSHGTCKNVSWKKQHVKVQCTPIEGAPPEAPVENKKEVSEH, from the coding sequence AATCAAGATGCCAAAAGTATACCAAGTAAATCTTCAGGAGTTTATTGAAGAGTACGCATGGGACTGTTTCAAACAGGATATTGGGTTTATAAGGAGACTCTTCAACAGAAAATCCAAGTTTTACTTCGACATACGCTGGGGATACCTCGATTTCTCACACAGGACTGAGAGTAAAGAGAGACCTGTGACCGGGAATGTGAATCAGAAAAACGAGGAGTTGTATTATTCAGAGTACGATAATAAAACCAGCACACAACAGAATTACACCTTTTCAACATCAAGGGAGACTACTGCGACTACTAGTATTGAGCTGCAGGAGAACTACACTATTGGTGCTGAAACTAATCTGGAAGTGGACCTAGCGGGTATTGTTAAGTTCGGGGGTGGTGTAAATGGGTCTTTGTCGGTGACTGAAACCAAAAGCCAAGAGTTTTCCAAGACTCTCACTTGGAATATTGACACAAATATTGTAGTCCCGCGCTGGAATCGCGCCCGTGCGACGTTGTTGGTTTATGAACAACCCTCAATTCTTGACTTCACGGTAACTACCACCCTCTCATTGCCAAAGAAAACTCTTCCAGTGTCTTTAAGACGAAAACGAGATGACAAAATCGTGAAGACGTACTACATTACGAACCTTAACGCAATATTCGCCGAATACAACAAAAAGTATGCGACAGATGAAGACAGAATTGTAAAAATTGAGACAAGGCCAGTAGAAGGGAGCGCGATAGATGAAGTTATAGCTGTGATAACCTCCCATGGAACGTGTAAAAACGTCTCTTGGAAAAAACAGCATGTGAAGGTACAGTGTACGCCGATAGAGGGTGCACCGCCAGAGGCACCTGTCGAAAATAAGAAGGAGGTGAGCGAACATTAG